The proteins below come from a single Argentina anserina chromosome 1, drPotAnse1.1, whole genome shotgun sequence genomic window:
- the LOC126800247 gene encoding probable receptor-like protein kinase At2g23200, with translation METFLKHRTHVLFLLSFLFHFSNLHFLSFADDYYINCGSDANVNLTTGQAFVGQSKSGSSFSNSNNVAATNQLPASLSALYQTARASSDPFYYEFKVTVGTYLVRLHFFAFSSTASNLSAAVFDVLDSSKFTLLNNFSAKNGTSSPLIKEFFLGINSTESFRLYFAPRASSLAFVNAIEFVAVPPDFTNFIPENYASNFPLQTIYRVNVGGPSQNDNHAMWRSWESDDIYLPDPNSAKQINKSTLNRNYVGEIDGLVASNDPVAPGWVYQTAKVMNITASRPANSSNITWSFGVSGSARHIVRAHFCDIVDQPLNVVFYLYSNDILRKEIGSSNNTISTYPGLPFYYDFMVNFSESELIRITIRPNLENATVHNAFLNGLEILEMREAVAPIPNVKESKRNVVALVVGSVLGGLLLICILTAGFVFRSRQRKAGKGVETSDWSPMPENGGISFSRGTERTITGSPMNLMNLGLKISFAEIQSATNKFDTKLLIGKGGFGNVYRGTLLNGTKVAIKRAYKRDEHGSGSGQGRPEFQTEIMVLSKIRHRHLVSLIGYCDERSEMILVYEFMERGTLRDHLYDSNLPHLSWKQRLDISIGAARGLHYLHTGAAGGIIHRDVKSTNILLDENLVAKVADFGLSKSGPLDETHVSTNVKGTFGYLDPEYMMSEQLTEKSDVYSFGVVLLEVLCGRPAIDPTLPREQMNLAEWGMLCKQKGLLDQIVDSPLKNQIGPSSLRKFGETADKCLQEDASNRPTMADVLWELEYALQLQQQPKLKEAHEDSTAIDASSAAFGVPNIQRFPSLGSTVNGDDMRDDELDTTENKIFSLLKISDAR, from the coding sequence ATGGAAACTTTTCTAAAGCACAGAACCCATGTCCTTTTTCTGCTTAGTTTTCTATTCCACTTCTCAAACCTCCActttctctcttttgctgATGATTACTACATCAACTGTGGCTCTGATGCTAATGTGAACCTCACTACTGGCCAGGCTTTCGTTGGACAATCGAAGTCTGGTTCTTCTTTCTCCAACAGCAACAACGTCGCAGCCACGAACCAGTTGCCTGCTTCACTGTCAGCTCTCTACCAGACGGCTAGAGCTTCCAGTGATCCTTTCTACTATGAGTTCAAGGTCACTGTTGGTACTTATCTGGTACGCCTACATTTCTTTGCCTTTTCTTCCACCGCAAGTAATCTCTCCGCTGCTGTTTTTGATGTTCTGGATTCTTCAAAGTTCACACTGTTGAACAATTTTAGTGCCAAGAATGGTACCAGTTCTCCTTTGATAAAGGAATTCTTTCTTGGAATTAATAGTACTGAATCATTTAGACTGTACTTTGCACCCCGGGCATCATCTTTGGCGTTTGTAAACGCTATTGAATTCGTCGCCGTTCCTCCAGATTTCACCAACTTCATCCCTGAGAATTATGCTAGTAATTTCCCTTTACAGACAATTTACAGAGTGAATGTTGGGGGCCCTTCACAAAATGATAATCATGCCATGTGGAGAAGCTGGGAAAGTGATGATATTTACCTGCCTGATCCAAACTCTGCTAAGCAAATCAACAAAAGTACACTTAATAGGAATTATGTGGGAGAAATTGATGGTTTGGTTGCATCTAATGATCCTGTCGCCCCAGGTTGGGTATACCAGACTGCTAAAGTGATGAATATCACTGCTAGCAGGCCGGCCAATTCCTCCAACATAACTTGGTCATTTGGAGTGAGTGGGAGTGCTAGGCACATTGTCCGGGCTCACTTCTGTGACATTGTTGATCAGCCCCTTAATGTTGTATTTTACTTGTATTCAAATGATATCTTGCGGAAGGAGATTGGTAGCAGCAATAACACTATTTCTACATATCCAGGACTTCCTTTCTACTATGATTTTATGGTGAATTTTAGTGAGTCTGAACTCATCCGCATCACCATAAGACCTAACTTGGAGAATGCTACAGTTCATAATGCATTTCTAAATGGGCTAGAAATACTGGAGATGAGGGAGGCTGTAGCTCCAATTCCTAATGTGAAAGAGTCCAAAAGGAATGTTGTGGCTCTTGTTGTTGGTTCCGTTCTTGGAGGGCTGTTACTCATTTGCATTCTTACAGCTGGATTTGTGTTCCGTTCGAGACAGAGAAAGGCAGGAAAGGGAGTTGAAACATCAGATTGGTCTCCAATGCCTGAAAATGGAGGGATTTCCTTCAGCCGAGGGACTGAAAGAACCATCACTGGATCACCTATGAATTTAATGAATCTTGGGTTAAAAATATCTTTTGCTGAAATTCAGTCTGCAACAAACAAGTTTGACACCAAATTGCTGATAGGTAAGGGCGGCTTTGGGAATGTATATAGAGGGACTCTCTTGAATGGCACAAAAGTAGCTATAAAGCGAGCTTATAAGAGAGATGAGCATGGTTCAGGATCAGGGCAGGGCCGTCCAGAATTCCAAACAGAGATTATGGTGTTGTCCAAGATTCGCCACCGCCATCTTGTGTCCTTAATTGGGTACTGTGATGAAAGGTCTGAGATGATATTAGTTTATGAGTTCATGGAAAGGGGGACCTTGAGAGACCATTTGTATGATTCAAACTTGCCTCACCTATCATGGAAGCAACGACTTGATATTAGTATTGGAGCAGCAAGGGGTCTTCATTATCTCCACACAGGTGCAGCTGGGGGAATCATTCACCGTGATGTCAAGTCCACCAACATATTGCTTGATGAAAACCTTGTTGCCAAAGTTGCTGACTTTGGCCTCTCGAAATCTGGCCCTCTCGATGAAACACATGTCAGCACAAATGTCAAAGGCACTTTTGGTTACCTTGATCCTGAGTACATGATGTCTGAACAGCTGACAGAAAAATCTGATGTTTACTCATTTGGTGTAGTTCTTCTTGAGGTGTTATGCGGAAGACCTGCTATTGATCCAACTCTTCCAAGAGAGCAAATGAACTTGGCTGAATGGGGTATGCTTTGCAAGCAAAAAGGGTTGCTTGATCAGATTGTCGATTCTCCTTTGAAAAATCAGATAGGTCCTAGCTCATTGAGAAAGTTTGGTGAGACAGCTGACAAGTGTCTGCAAGAAGATGCTTCTAATAGACCAACAATGGCTGATGTACTATGGGAGTTGGAGTATGCATTACAGCTTCAGCAACAACCAAAGCTTAAAGAGGCTCATGAGGACAGCACTGCCATTGATGCCTCATCAGCAGCATTCGGTGTGCCAAATATTCAGCGTTTTCCTTCACTAGGTTCAACCGTAAATGGAGATGATATGAGGGACGACGAATTGGACACAACAGAGAACAAAATTTTCTCCCTATTGAAAATTAGTGATGCCAGATAG
- the LOC126783258 gene encoding cytochrome P450 81Q32-like, whose protein sequence is MLSTKELMDSLFICTSLSLIFILSLTVKFLCRSKQHLPPSPPTLPIIGHLYLLTPLLHRTFHKLSQKYGPVVSLWLGSRRVVLVSSSSVAEECFTRNDIVLANRPRFMLTGKHIGYNYTTMVESPYGDHWRNLRRIGATDIYSTGRLNMFSSFRKEEVKQLLFRLSQNSHEDFAKVAMRNMLSEMTFNIIMTMVAGKRYYGDDSTDKEEAKQFIDLITKAFEYGGATNPSDFVPILKWFSGGGYEKEVIELGKRMDAFLQGLIDEQNLSRTTSHQSKGSTMIHHLLFMQESEPEYYTDEIIKGHILVMLLAGTDTSSLTIEWVMSNLLNHPEVLERARAELDTKVGQERLLDEPDIFKLPYLQSIISETLRLYSPALVPHYSSDDCTIGGFNVPRDTMVMINAWAIHRDPKVWDDPESFKPERFANGGEEPYKFMPFGQGRRACPGIPLAQRVIGLTVGSLIQCFEWERVSEMKVDMSEGKGLTMPKAVPLEALCKARPILNKVLS, encoded by the exons ATGTTATCAACAAAGGAACTCATGGATAGCCTCTTCATCTGCACATCTCTGTCCCTCATCTTCATCCTCTCACTCACCGTCAAATTCCTTTGTCGATCTAAACAACACCTCCCACCAAGCCCTCCAACCTTACCAATTATAGGCCATCTTTATCTCCTAACCCCCTTACTCCATCGAACCTTCCATAAACTCTCACAGAAATATGGCCCTGTTGTATCTCTCTGGTTAGGCTCACGCCGTGTGGTTCTAGTTTCTTCCTCTTCAGTAGCTGAAGAATGTTTCACCAGAAACGATATCGTTCTGGCAAATCGCCCTCGCTTCATGCTCACAGGCAAGCACATAGGCTACAACTACACCACTATGGTGGAGTCTCCATATGGGGATCACTGGCGCAACCTGCGCCGCATTGGCGCTACAGATATCTACTCTACCGGCAGGCTCAACATGTTCTCCAGCTTCAGGAAGGAAGAAGTCAAGCAATTGCTGTTCAGACTCTCACAGAACTCACATGAAGATTTCGCAAAGGTGGCCATGAGAAACATGCTCTCAGAGATGACATTTAACATCATAATGACGATGGTGGCTGGGAAGAGGTACTATGGAGATGACTCAACAGACAAAGAAGAGGCCAAACAGTTCATAGATCTCATAACTAAGGCTTTCGAGTATGGTGGTGCAACAAACCCCTCAGATTTTGTGCCTATTTTGAAATGGTTTTCGGGTGGTGGGTATGAGAAGGAGGTGATAGAGTTGGGTAAGAGAATGGATGCATTCTTGCAAGGTCTGATCGATGAGCAGAACCTGAGTAGAACCACATCACATCAGAGTAAAGGAAGCACAATGATCCACCATTTACTTTTTATGCAAGAATCAGAGCCAGAATACTACACCGACGAAATTATCAAAGGGCATATACTG GTCATGCTTTTGGCGGGTACTGACACATCATCCCTTACAATAGAATGGGTCATGTCAAATCTGCTGAACCACCCTGAGGTGCTAGAAAGGGCTAGAGCTGAACTTGACACTAAAGTTGGACAAGAACGCTTACTAGACGAACCAGATATCTTCAAACTACCTTACCTACAAAGTATCATCTCTGAAACTCTCCGCTTGTACTCCCCAGCCCTAGTACCACATTATTCATCCGATGACTGCACAATTGGAGGATTCAACGTGCCTCGCGACACAATGGTAATGATCAACGCTTGGGCAATACATAGAGATCCTAAGGTGTGGGATGATCCAGAAAGCTTCAAACCTGAAAGGTTTGCAAATGGTGGAGAAGAGCCATACAAGTTCATGCCATTCGGACAAGGAAGAAGGGCTTGCCCTGGTATACCCTTGGCCCAACGTGTGATTGGCTTAACTGTGGGATCATTGATTCAGTGTTTCGAATGGGAAAGAGTCAGTGAGATGAAGGTAGATATGAGTGAAGGTAAAGGACTCACAATGCCTAAAGCTGTGCCACTGGAGGCTTTGTGCAAAGCACGCCCAATTTTAAACAAGGTTCTCTCTTAG